The Hippoglossus stenolepis isolate QCI-W04-F060 chromosome 11, HSTE1.2, whole genome shotgun sequence genome includes a window with the following:
- the LOC118117206 gene encoding double-stranded RNA-specific editase B2, whose protein sequence is MERSDPHVKGKSKRKRRRRRSKGKERGDRISTLISPMRHWETGASSAEDADNSSTSSLEVKENQDDKIQLDCDRLRKYHPSAFCTTFPRTRARATKRKQPLVDGKDRLLYQSHLTCKRAAWAVTQKNALVQLNELRPGLRYEVASKTGPLHAPVFSVGVEVNGLRFEGRGPTKKQAKMRAAELALRSFIQFPNASQAHSVMENFTGTPTDFTADKLDIPDGFLQESEPSLFEDLLHGNTAKKEVFSSIYNHKRLVHLTLDLVSSTNPKRRALCTSLLEHLSPVALLSELQPGLRYMCLVERVHGRLMRSFVMVVRVGGRVFEGCGHSKRRAKAQAAAAALQSLYNISLGPEKKVMGLQSSRTKNQLPQFFAESIFHLVREKHGELTFGCFSTSHARHKVLAGIVMTRGFDLRSAHVVSLATGTKCLDNASDRDSTLGDCHAEVLSRRALVRFLYSQLELLLCNPADGEEQSIFVPNKGGGLRLQDGVFFHMYVSSSPCGDARLNCPYETSAAYPSRRCRSHLRVKVNGGEGTLPVTARGANQKQDALSPGERLVTMSCTDKMAKWSVVGLQGALLSHLVEPVYLHSLTVGTLSHTGHLGRALTRRLAAVKHLPFPYRRRQPLLSCLSEARPAGKAPSVSLSWSCGDGGLEEICTSTGRRPDSGTPSQLCRSSLFDRWQGLQRQISGAGATNGTYTGSKLSAGRYQRALQQFTGALQGGGLGTWLRKSPPLGRLPVSM, encoded by the exons ATGGAGAGGTCAGACCCCCACGTGAAGGGAAAGtccaagaggaagaggaggaggaggaggagtaaaggCAAAG AACGAGGCGACAGAATATCCACCCTCATCAGTCCCATGCGACATTGGGAGACTGGAGCTTCTTCAGCTGAGGACGCAGACAACtcaa GTACAAGCAGTTTGGAGGTGAAAGAGAATCAGGATGATAAAATCCAGCTGGACTGTGATCGACTGCGAAAGTATCATCCGTCAGCGTTTTGCACAACTTTCCCCAGAACCAGAGCGAGGGCCACGAAGAGGAAGCAGCCGCTGGTGGATGGAAAAGACCGGCTGCTCTACCAAAGCCACTTGACCTGTAAACGAGCCGCGTGGGCCGTCACTCAGAAGAACGCGCTGGTGCAGCTGAACGAGCTACGACCCGGGCTGCGCTATGAGGTCGCGTCAAAGACGGGTCCTCTGCATGCTCCGGTGTTTTCTGTCGGCGTGGAGGTCAACGGCCTCCGCTTTGAGGGTCGAGGGCCGACCAAGAAGCAGGCGAAGATGAGGGCCGCGGAGCTCGCTCTCCGGTCCTTCATCCAGTTCCCAAATGCCTCCCAGGCTCACAGCGTGATGGAGAACTTCACCGGCACACCCACGGATTTTACAGCAGATAAACTGGACATCCCCGATGGATTCCTCCAGGAGTCTGAGCCATCCCTGTTTGAAGATCTCCTGCATGGCAACACAGCAAAAAAGGAGGTTTTCTCCAGCATTTACAACCACAAACGACTTGTTCATCTCACACTGGACTTGGTCTCCTCAACAAACCCCAAAAGACGAGCCCTCTGCACCTCACTGTTAGAGCACCTCAGCCCAGTGGCGCTGCTCAGCGAGCTGCAGCCAGGGCTCAGGTACATGTGTCTGGTGGAGAGAGTTCACGGCAGACTGATGAGGAGCTTCGTCATGGTTGTTCGGGTGGGGGGGAGGGTGTTTGAAGGGTGTGGTCACAGTAAAAGACGGGCGAAGGCGCAGGCGGCGGCAGCTGCTCTACAGTCTCTGTACAACATCAGCCTGGGACCAGAGAAGAAGGTCATGGGCCTCCAGAGCAGCAGAACCAAAAACCAGCTACCTCAG TTCTTCGCGGAGTCCATCTTCCACCTGGTGAGAGAGAAACACGGCGAGTTGACGTTCGGCTGTTTCTCCACCTCGCACGCTCGCCACAAGGTGCTGGCGGGGATCGTGATGACCAGAG GCTTTGACCTCAGATCGGCCCACGTTGTGTCTCTGGCCACGGGGACGAAGTGTCTGGACAACGCGAGCGACCGCGACTCCACGCTCGGCGACTGTCACGCTGAAGTTCTCAGCAGAAGAGCGCTGGTTCGATTCCTGTACTctcagctggagctgctgctctg TAATCCGGCAGACGGCGAGGAACAATCCATCTTTGTGCCAAACAAAGGCGGCGGCTTACGGCTGCAGGACGGCGTCTTCTTCCACATGTACGTCAGCTCGTCACCGTGTGGAGACGCTCGACTCAACTGCCCCTACGAGACCAGTGCTGCCT atCCCAGCCGGAGGTGTCGCTCTCACCTCAGGGTGAAGGTCAACGGGGGGGAGGGCACGCTGCCTGTCACGGCACGAGGAGCCAATCAGAAACAGGACGCTCTGTCGCCGGGGGAACGTCTGGTCACCATGTCCTGCACCGACAAAATGGCAAA GTGGAGCGTCGTCGGACTCCAGGGGGCGCTCCTGTCCCACCTGGTGGAGCCGGTTTACCTGCACAGCCTGACAGTGGGGACGCTGAGCCACACGGGTCACCTGGGCCGAGCCCTGACACGGCGCCTCGCAGCCGTCAAGCACCTGCCCTTCCCCTACCGCCGCCGGCAGCCGCTGCTCAGCT GTCTGAGCGAGGCGCGGCCGGCCGGGAAGGCCCCGAGCGTCAGCCTGAGCTGGAGCTGTGGTGACGGAGGCCTGGAGGAGATCTGCACCTCCACGGGAAGGAGGCCGGACTCCGGGACGCCATCGCAGCTCTGCAGGAGCTCGCTGTTTGACCGCTGGCAGGGGCTGCAGCGTCAG ATATCGGGCGCAGGAGCCACAAACGGGACGTACACCGGCTCCAAACTGAGCGCCGGCCGCTACCAGAGGGCGCTGCAGCAGTTCACTGGCGCTCTGCAGGGCGGCGGCCTCGGAACGTGGCTCCGGAAATCTCCACCGCTGGGCCGGTTGCCCGTCAGCATGTGA